One region of Collinsella aerofaciens ATCC 25986 genomic DNA includes:
- a CDS encoding glycosyltransferase family 4 protein encodes MRILLVNKFHYRKGGAETYYLTVGSELERMGHEVAYFSMRHPDNLPCGWDKYFVTQREYNNVKNPLKAARDGMALIYSPEAKRNFQALCEEFRPDVVHLNNVHRQITLSILDAPYLRENKVPVFYTAHDYVTVCPGYLMLDGDGRVCDACLEDGRYRHCIERRCVKGSRAKSALAAMEASFNRAHKSNRRIDRVIAPSRFMRSKLIEGGWPEDKVVFLQNFADDAILDRAANAGADATDRENPYLLFFGRLSAEKGVDTLLRAFDAALPNLPQGMRLVVVGDGPDAAEFKTLASSLGCASRIEFAGYQTGGALQAYVERASLAIASSRWRENMPYSIVEAFAAGTPVVGTNIGGIPELVDEGKTGFICEPGDVPSMADAILRGTSAFLDRSAYSMLQRNCRSYVMENCSREKFMNDLVNLYKESIDG; translated from the coding sequence ATGAGGATCCTTCTCGTAAACAAGTTCCACTACCGCAAGGGCGGTGCGGAGACCTATTACCTCACCGTCGGATCCGAGCTTGAGCGCATGGGGCATGAGGTGGCCTATTTCTCGATGAGGCACCCTGACAACCTGCCCTGCGGGTGGGATAAGTATTTCGTGACGCAGCGCGAGTACAACAACGTCAAGAATCCGCTCAAGGCGGCGCGCGACGGCATGGCGCTGATTTATTCGCCAGAGGCGAAGCGCAACTTCCAGGCCCTCTGCGAGGAGTTCCGCCCCGATGTCGTCCACCTCAACAACGTGCACAGGCAGATCACGCTATCCATTCTCGACGCCCCCTACCTGAGGGAGAACAAGGTTCCGGTCTTCTACACGGCCCACGATTACGTGACCGTCTGCCCCGGCTATCTCATGCTCGACGGCGACGGGCGCGTCTGCGACGCGTGCCTCGAGGACGGGCGCTACCGCCACTGTATCGAGCGCCGCTGCGTGAAGGGCTCGCGCGCGAAGAGCGCGCTGGCGGCGATGGAGGCGTCCTTCAACAGGGCCCATAAGTCAAACCGAAGGATCGACAGGGTAATCGCCCCCTCCAGGTTCATGCGCTCCAAGCTCATCGAGGGCGGTTGGCCCGAGGACAAGGTCGTCTTCCTGCAGAACTTCGCCGACGACGCGATCCTCGACCGCGCGGCGAATGCCGGGGCGGATGCGACCGACAGGGAGAACCCCTACCTCCTGTTCTTCGGGCGGCTCTCTGCCGAGAAGGGCGTCGACACGCTGCTGAGGGCCTTCGATGCCGCCTTGCCGAACCTTCCGCAGGGCATGCGCCTGGTTGTCGTCGGCGACGGCCCGGATGCCGCCGAATTCAAAACGCTCGCGTCTTCGTTGGGCTGTGCGTCTCGCATCGAGTTCGCCGGTTATCAGACCGGTGGGGCACTGCAAGCGTATGTGGAGAGAGCGTCTCTCGCCATCGCGAGTTCGAGATGGCGAGAGAACATGCCGTACTCGATCGTGGAGGCTTTCGCTGCCGGCACGCCCGTCGTTGGCACAAATATTGGCGGAATCCCTGAGTTGGTCGACGAAGGGAAAACGGGGTTCATTTGCGAGCCCGGGGATGTCCCGTCGATGGCGGATGCCATCTTGCGCGGCACGAGTGCGTTCTTGGACCGGTCCGCTTACTCGATGCTTCAGCGCAACTGCCGCTCCTACGTCATGGAAAACTGCTCGCGCGAGAAGTTCATGAACGACCTCGTGAACCTGTATAAGGAGTCAATCGATGGCTAA